A single window of Narcine bancroftii isolate sNarBan1 chromosome 13, sNarBan1.hap1, whole genome shotgun sequence DNA harbors:
- the tbcb gene encoding tubulin-folding cofactor B isoform X2: MEADSYRVSSPAVVNVRVSSSLSTFVSEKRFHRSLTVSEFKCKLELIVGSPASCMDLELFTADDKFIGLLDQDDALLGSYPVDDGCRIHVIDKSGVKMGEFEDVSKVIKYEMSNEAYEKRTNSARLFLKHSKLGLFNEEQRAKKELEMEQRHQEEKTRAEGILVGSRCEVLIAGQPTKRGTVMYVGQTEFKPGYWIGLKYDEPLGKHDGR, from the exons ATGGAGGCGGACTCGTACCGAGTGTCGTCGCCGGCCGTGGTGAACGTACGCGTCAGCAgctcgctgagcaccttcgtgtCGGAGAAGAGGTTCCACCGCAGCCTCACCGTGTCCGAGTTCAAG TGTAAATTGGAACTGATTGTGGGCTCTCCTGCCTCATGCATGGACCTGGAGTTATTCACTGCAGATGACAAATTCATTGGCTTGCTGGACCAAGATGATGCTCTGCTAGGATCCTATCCTGTAGACGATGGCTGTCGGATACAT GTGATAGACAAAAGTGGAGTGAAGATGGGAGAATTTGAGGATGTCTCTAAAGTTATTAAGTATGAAATGTCCAATGAAGCCTATGAAAAAAGAACAA ATTCGGCTCGTTTGTTTCTGAAACACAGCAAGCTAGGCTTGTTTAATGAGGAGCAGAGAGCAAAGAAAGAGTTGGAGATGGAGCAGAGACACCAAGAGGAGAAAACTCGGGCAGAAGGCATCCTAGTTGGTTCAAGATGTGAGGTCCTAATAGCAGGACAGCCAACCAAACGAGGCACCGTGATGTATGTTG GTCAAACGGAGTTTAAACCAGGATACTGGATTGGATTGAAATATGACGAGCCTTTGGGGAAACACGATGGGAGGTAA
- the tbcb gene encoding tubulin-folding cofactor B isoform X1: protein MEADSYRVSSPAVVNVRVSSSLSTFVSEKRFHRSLTVSEFKCKLELIVGSPASCMDLELFTADDKFIGLLDQDDALLGSYPVDDGCRIHVIDKSGVKMGEFEDVSKVIKYEMSNEAYEKRTNSARLFLKHSKLGLFNEEQRAKKELEMEQRHQEEKTRAEGILVGSRCEVLIAGQPTKRGTVMYVGQTEFKPGYWIGLKYDEPLGKHDGSVNGKRYFECQYKYGAFVKPQSVTVGDYPEEDYGLNDEI, encoded by the exons ATGGAGGCGGACTCGTACCGAGTGTCGTCGCCGGCCGTGGTGAACGTACGCGTCAGCAgctcgctgagcaccttcgtgtCGGAGAAGAGGTTCCACCGCAGCCTCACCGTGTCCGAGTTCAAG TGTAAATTGGAACTGATTGTGGGCTCTCCTGCCTCATGCATGGACCTGGAGTTATTCACTGCAGATGACAAATTCATTGGCTTGCTGGACCAAGATGATGCTCTGCTAGGATCCTATCCTGTAGACGATGGCTGTCGGATACAT GTGATAGACAAAAGTGGAGTGAAGATGGGAGAATTTGAGGATGTCTCTAAAGTTATTAAGTATGAAATGTCCAATGAAGCCTATGAAAAAAGAACAA ATTCGGCTCGTTTGTTTCTGAAACACAGCAAGCTAGGCTTGTTTAATGAGGAGCAGAGAGCAAAGAAAGAGTTGGAGATGGAGCAGAGACACCAAGAGGAGAAAACTCGGGCAGAAGGCATCCTAGTTGGTTCAAGATGTGAGGTCCTAATAGCAGGACAGCCAACCAAACGAGGCACCGTGATGTATGTTG GTCAAACGGAGTTTAAACCAGGATACTGGATTGGATTGAAATATGACGAGCCTTTGGGGAAACACGATGGGAG CGTAAATGGAAAAAGATATTTTGAATGTCAGTACAAATATGGAGCATTTGTAAAGCCACAGTCTGTAACAGTGGGAGATTATCCAGAGGAAGATTACGGCTTAAATGACGAAATATGA